From Bacillus sp. FSL K6-3431, the proteins below share one genomic window:
- the sipW gene encoding signal peptidase I SipW, which produces MKGKIILRWISNIITTVLIILLVSTVFVVISSRASGGEPSLFGYQLKTVLSGSMEPEIQTGSIIMIQSTKDTKDFKKDDVITFRTIENMIITHRIVKVENSGQRYITQGDNNNGPDVEPVLAQNIVGQYSGFTIPNVGYMLHFVNTKLGAALLLIIPGLLFLGHAVLTTRRVLRLVELQNN; this is translated from the coding sequence ATGAAAGGGAAAATCATTCTAAGATGGATTAGTAATATCATCACAACAGTGTTGATTATCCTGCTGGTCAGCACAGTTTTCGTTGTGATTTCTTCTAGAGCTTCGGGAGGGGAACCAAGTCTGTTCGGTTACCAATTAAAAACGGTCTTGTCCGGTTCCATGGAGCCTGAGATACAGACAGGTTCGATCATTATGATTCAATCAACCAAAGATACGAAAGATTTTAAAAAGGACGATGTGATCACTTTCAGAACGATCGAAAATATGATAATTACGCACCGGATCGTAAAAGTCGAAAACTCCGGCCAACGCTATATCACTCAAGGCGATAACAATAATGGACCTGATGTAGAACCAGTACTTGCTCAAAATATCGTTGGACAATATTCAGGATTTACCATACCAAATGTAGGTTATATGCTTCATTTCGTTAATACAAAGTTAGGTGCTGCATTGTTATTGATCATACCAGGCCTATTATTTCTTGGACATGCGGTTTTAACGACTAGGCGTGTGTTACGTCTCGTTGAGCTCCAAAATAATTGA
- a CDS encoding CalY family protein: MNIKKQLSMGLMSAVLGVTLIGGGTYAYFSDSVKTNNTFAAGTLDLAVNPTQVINVDNIKPGDSFIRDFELQNNGTLDIGKVLLETAYTVNDAIGNNTEDLGKYIEVEFLYNADKLDEVIYKTTLTELKEMTPEAVNERVFEPIFEEQGLPVGSMDDLIVKFNFIDNGENQNEFQGDSLNLTWTFNAQQTEGVQK, from the coding sequence ATGAATATCAAAAAGCAACTTAGCATGGGTCTGATGTCTGCGGTACTCGGTGTGACTTTAATAGGGGGAGGCACATACGCGTATTTTAGTGACAGTGTGAAAACGAACAACACATTTGCAGCGGGAACTCTGGATCTTGCTGTCAATCCTACACAGGTGATTAATGTAGACAACATCAAGCCCGGTGACTCTTTTATTCGTGATTTTGAACTTCAAAATAATGGTACTTTAGATATTGGAAAAGTACTGTTGGAAACAGCTTATACGGTTAATGATGCAATAGGAAACAACACAGAAGACCTTGGCAAATATATTGAAGTGGAGTTTTTATATAATGCTGATAAGTTGGATGAAGTCATATACAAAACGACATTAACTGAACTGAAGGAGATGACGCCGGAAGCAGTGAATGAACGTGTTTTTGAACCGATTTTTGAGGAGCAAGGACTTCCAGTGGGTTCAATGGATGACCTCATTGTCAAATTTAACTTTATTGATAATGGAGAAAATCAAAATGAATTCCAAGGGGATTCATTAAATTTAACTTGGACATTTAATGCACAGCAAACAGAAGGGGTGCAAAAATAA
- a CDS encoding polysaccharide lyase family 8 super-sandwich domain-containing protein produces the protein MKKTVTIFLGICLIFGLVNLHPAIFVSAEGGTKDNQIVNGNFEKTIITKKNIWANNVEPDGWGVWIPSGKPQLSIDHEEYREGSQSIRIDAPTNSRADVLQDVPIIPGSNYKFKVWIKTDKVEASLGGVFVRTQYLDNQGKKISDGPSTDKLTGTNGWALHEMNVPAPENASRLRIELFLETATGTVWFDDVNLEETDEVFLSGFALKQSTITMEKGESISLTPLFTPETATDKTVFWESTDSDVALVDDQGNVTAKDNGYATIKATTQDGGYISETLISVESPETIQAYNEVRLNWFNKLTGNDLYDPEDADVAAYISNLNERITNSDNTGRWDTLNKSLDRDFLWDFLQSKTDSSQISHAFGIIRDMAMAYSIKGSKLYHHEELRDDIIGALEWMYDNRYNERKKEYGNWWDWEIGTPQILNNIVVLMYDDLTSLQIANYMGTIDQFVPDPTKRVANSGVTETGANLLDKALVVTLRGVIGKSGAKINQGSDSIGDEFRYVDQGDGVYKDGSLVQHSVIAYTGSYGSVWVNRAADMLYLLRESPWAVTDPNVNNVYNWVTDSFESLIYKGAMMDMVRGRAISRENERDRQSGKGTILSLLRLAEAAPPEKELLIKQMVKEWIEEDSVIDNYAEGLPIYEMNLVKSLINDSSIKPRGELIKNQVFAGMDRVVHLRQEFGFGISMFSNRISAFSYGNGENKKGWHTGTGMTYLYNDDLTHYSNDFWPTVDSERLPGTTTDRSKGTLQDWRAYHNPKTWVGGSSMDGIYGAAGIDFSLEKSTGSTLQGKKSWFMFDNEVVAIGSGITSTDNRQVETIIENRQLNDSGDDQLMINGKIKSDQLGWSETVDEVKWAHLEGKVSSSDIGYFFPGNSEISGLRESRTGSWNDINNGGSKTPVTRNYLSLAVDHGLNPEAGAYSYILLPNKNAEATERYSLNPDVTILSDTSDLHAVKEDTLGITAANFWNAGTVDIITSDNPASVMVREENGEVAVAVSDPTQRQKKVTIELDKAELSLVSQDDTVDVLQTSPTLKLEINVASSIGKTHIVRFKDTSDPELDKRVLEELLETAAIISNDNGEYTEKSYESLQQAIKLTEEALESSKSQEDLDTAVKVLQTAVDWLVPAKDISVSWLLDVLEEYKEDLSEDVTRALNIHLTAVARYEEQEVAKKVVKHMESFKLLLDQQKRDDLISEKAYNRLLDGADSLIMKWQ, from the coding sequence ATGAAAAAAACTGTAACTATATTTTTAGGTATTTGTTTAATATTCGGCTTAGTGAATCTTCACCCAGCTATATTTGTCAGTGCAGAAGGCGGAACCAAAGACAATCAAATCGTTAATGGCAATTTTGAAAAAACGATAATTACAAAGAAAAACATATGGGCAAATAACGTGGAACCAGATGGATGGGGAGTATGGATTCCCAGTGGAAAGCCACAATTATCTATCGACCATGAGGAGTATCGTGAAGGCAGTCAGTCCATACGCATTGATGCTCCAACAAACAGCAGGGCGGACGTTTTACAGGATGTGCCGATTATTCCAGGAAGTAACTATAAGTTCAAGGTTTGGATCAAAACCGATAAAGTAGAGGCTTCCTTGGGAGGCGTATTCGTTCGAACACAGTATTTGGATAATCAAGGCAAGAAAATTAGTGACGGACCAAGTACAGATAAATTAACAGGCACCAATGGTTGGGCTTTACATGAGATGAATGTACCAGCTCCGGAAAATGCAAGTAGGTTGCGAATCGAGCTTTTCCTAGAAACCGCCACGGGAACTGTTTGGTTTGACGACGTAAATTTGGAGGAGACAGATGAAGTGTTCTTATCAGGATTCGCACTGAAGCAAAGTACGATCACAATGGAGAAAGGAGAATCTATTTCTTTAACCCCGCTCTTTACACCTGAGACTGCCACTGACAAAACCGTGTTTTGGGAATCAACAGATTCAGATGTTGCATTAGTAGATGATCAGGGGAATGTAACGGCTAAAGATAATGGATACGCCACAATTAAAGCGACGACACAAGATGGGGGATATATAAGTGAAACACTAATTAGCGTTGAATCCCCTGAAACGATACAAGCATATAATGAGGTGCGGTTGAATTGGTTCAACAAATTAACGGGTAATGATTTATACGACCCAGAAGATGCGGATGTTGCCGCATATATTTCTAATTTGAATGAACGTATAACCAATTCCGATAATACTGGTCGCTGGGATACGTTAAATAAATCTTTGGATCGGGATTTTTTATGGGATTTCTTGCAAAGCAAGACCGACTCCAGTCAAATTTCACATGCTTTCGGTATTATCAGGGATATGGCTATGGCTTATTCAATAAAAGGGTCGAAATTGTATCATCATGAAGAACTTCGAGATGATATTATCGGAGCTTTGGAGTGGATGTATGATAACCGATACAATGAGCGTAAAAAAGAGTATGGAAATTGGTGGGATTGGGAAATTGGAACACCTCAGATTTTGAATAATATTGTGGTTCTTATGTATGATGATTTAACCTCTTTGCAAATTGCTAACTATATGGGAACGATTGATCAGTTTGTACCAGACCCTACAAAAAGGGTAGCAAATTCTGGTGTTACAGAAACAGGAGCTAATTTGTTGGATAAGGCCCTTGTTGTTACCCTAAGAGGTGTTATTGGTAAAAGTGGTGCAAAAATCAATCAAGGAAGTGACTCCATTGGTGACGAGTTTCGGTACGTTGACCAAGGGGATGGGGTATATAAGGATGGATCTCTTGTCCAACATTCTGTGATAGCGTATACCGGAAGTTACGGATCTGTTTGGGTAAACCGTGCGGCAGACATGCTGTATTTATTAAGAGAATCCCCTTGGGCTGTTACAGATCCTAATGTCAATAACGTATATAATTGGGTAACAGATTCCTTTGAATCACTGATTTATAAAGGTGCCATGATGGATATGGTTCGAGGACGAGCCATATCTAGAGAAAACGAAAGGGATCGCCAGAGTGGTAAAGGTACGATTTTAAGTCTGCTCCGCTTGGCCGAAGCGGCACCACCGGAAAAAGAACTATTGATCAAGCAAATGGTAAAAGAATGGATTGAGGAAGACAGCGTAATCGACAATTATGCTGAAGGTCTACCAATTTATGAAATGAACCTAGTCAAATCTCTTATAAATGATTCTTCCATTAAACCAAGAGGAGAATTGATTAAGAATCAAGTATTTGCTGGGATGGATCGAGTTGTACATCTACGACAGGAATTTGGATTTGGCATCAGTATGTTTTCTAACCGGATATCGGCATTTTCGTACGGAAACGGAGAAAATAAAAAAGGGTGGCATACAGGCACTGGTATGACATATTTATACAACGACGATCTTACTCATTACAGTAATGATTTTTGGCCAACCGTCGACAGTGAACGATTACCAGGTACGACAACAGATCGATCGAAAGGAACATTGCAGGATTGGCGAGCTTATCATAATCCCAAAACATGGGTTGGAGGCTCGTCCATGGATGGAATTTATGGTGCGGCCGGAATAGACTTCTCATTGGAAAAATCGACGGGAAGTACATTACAAGGGAAAAAGTCATGGTTCATGTTCGATAATGAGGTAGTTGCTATCGGATCGGGAATTACAAGTACAGATAACCGTCAAGTAGAAACGATTATCGAGAACCGTCAACTGAACGACAGCGGAGATGATCAGCTGATGATAAATGGAAAAATCAAATCGGACCAACTGGGATGGTCAGAAACAGTGGATGAGGTAAAATGGGCTCATTTGGAAGGCAAAGTCTCAAGTTCCGATATTGGCTATTTCTTCCCGGGAAATTCGGAAATATCTGGTTTACGTGAATCCAGAACCGGTTCTTGGAATGATATCAATAACGGAGGTTCCAAGACACCCGTTACTAGGAATTATCTGAGTTTGGCTGTAGATCACGGGCTAAACCCAGAGGCAGGAGCGTATTCATATATTCTCTTACCGAACAAGAATGCAGAGGCAACGGAACGCTACAGTCTAAATCCAGATGTGACCATACTCAGTGACACTTCGGATTTACATGCAGTAAAAGAGGATACCCTTGGAATCACAGCGGCTAATTTCTGGAACGCGGGAACTGTAGATATTATTACATCAGATAACCCGGCCTCTGTCATGGTAAGAGAGGAGAATGGGGAGGTAGCAGTTGCTGTTTCGGATCCAACGCAAAGGCAGAAGAAGGTCACGATTGAATTGGATAAAGCAGAACTATCTTTAGTTAGTCAGGATGATACAGTTGACGTTTTGCAGACTTCTCCCACATTAAAGCTAGAAATCAATGTAGCTAGCTCTATTGGGAAAACACATATTGTAAGATTCAAAGATACGTCTGATCCTGAACTAGATAAGCGAGTGTTGGAAGAGTTACTAGAAACTGCAGCGATCATATCGAACGACAATGGTGAGTATACAGAAAAATCTTATGAATCTTTACAACAAGCGATCAAGTTAACAGAAGAAGCTTTGGAAAGCAGTAAATCGCAAGAAGATCTAGATACGGCTGTGAAAGTTCTGCAAACAGCGGTTGATTGGTTAGTACCTGCGAAAGACATAAGTGTATCATGGCTTCTCGATGTGCTTGAAGAATACAAAGAAGATTTATCGGAGGACGTCACTCGTGCTTTAAACATACATTTAACAGCGGTGGCTCGTTACGAAGAGCAGGAAGTAGCTAAAAAGGTGGTTAAACACATGGAAAGCTTTAAATTATTGCTTGACCAGCAGAAAAGAGACGATTTAATTTCTGAAAAGGCGTATAACAGGCTTCTGGATGGTGCTGACTCTTTGATTATGAAGTGGCAATAA
- a CDS encoding M60 family metallopeptidase, producing MLRKIIYSYSTILLFSSVLFLSENVMANTMDHEVGYQTSSLESDYVFFNKDLEAGIPVIPGSGGVAALGDGAFVVNVPEAIPNIAAATYDKGRIVLAGDLRYFSLKNNEEPLSLLSRNILLWLTDKSIIDNGNGSKYTGRYAEALTGKKKLKLVTNSEKLNIDPALPIEIVKVEKLDKSALNPNKHTVAFVDETVKGDELPILEKYIQQGGNIIAAINGGDLEGITRNTPVEKRAQLGNWRGIRINQHYPIQSLLNRFGLSLLNSKTSPTVFTSKLTIEEIQENHILNRLQEGKSIEEGALGYEDINLGPTGTDNTKKQKLLLDVLNETLETITEESTLYQWAIKESASYGKVEFPIKRVEMPYRNSLLNFQFTHFTIDAGNEKSPYADEFPGKVSEDAQLVHNKMVSINISNPDLMYARALPSKNWKSTGLYAPPGKDVTINVPKGVQNVSVQIGSHDDEINGLSEWKRVPNIVHFKKLVPGENVISSPYGGLIYFIPMMTDTPEQIVDFSISGAIEAPYYEIGKTTDQEWQEIQARGAVAPFGELKADQLIITLPSEYLLELEDPERIAGLWDDIISDYDKLAGLDFNNEMPNKKYPIPFRIVLDKQIKGGLMHAGSPIMAHIEYGSTNYASSIVDESYIKHHAWGFWHEIGHEYQQAPWTWGDFSEVTVNLFSLLTDEKFNNPSRLLDVTNGKDSYDSALEFVTDPNPDKLYKQIGNFERLVMFQQLRMVYGWDLYTEVFTAYREMDDQQLPKANQDMIDTFVILASTTSGEDLIEFFSKWGIYISGDAARDIEALNLDKPESEIWLLREEKDTPDPEIDKRVLEELLGTAAAISNDNGEYTEKSYASLQQAIKLAKEALESSKSQEDLDTAVKVLQTAVDWLVPAKDISASWLHDMLEEYKDDLSEDVTRSLRIHLTAVARYEEQEVAKKVVKHMESFKLLLNHQKKDDLISEKVYKRLHDGADSLIMKWQ from the coding sequence ATGTTAAGGAAGATAATATATTCATACTCAACAATTCTTTTATTTAGTTCGGTACTTTTTCTTTCAGAAAACGTAATGGCTAATACTATGGATCATGAAGTAGGCTATCAAACCTCCTCGTTAGAGAGTGATTATGTTTTTTTTAACAAAGATTTAGAAGCGGGAATCCCTGTTATTCCAGGAAGTGGAGGAGTAGCAGCTTTGGGTGATGGAGCGTTTGTCGTCAATGTTCCAGAGGCTATTCCAAATATTGCAGCTGCCACCTATGATAAAGGAAGAATTGTGTTAGCGGGTGATTTAAGGTATTTTTCTCTTAAAAATAATGAGGAACCGCTTAGTCTGCTTAGCCGGAATATCCTGCTATGGTTGACTGATAAATCGATTATAGACAACGGAAATGGAAGCAAATACACTGGTCGATATGCAGAAGCACTAACCGGAAAGAAAAAGTTAAAATTGGTTACGAACTCTGAAAAGCTAAATATCGATCCAGCTCTCCCTATCGAAATTGTCAAAGTTGAAAAATTGGATAAAAGTGCATTAAATCCAAATAAACATACAGTAGCCTTCGTTGATGAAACTGTTAAAGGGGATGAGCTCCCGATACTTGAGAAATATATACAACAAGGCGGAAATATCATTGCTGCGATAAATGGCGGAGATTTAGAAGGAATTACAAGAAACACTCCGGTAGAGAAGCGAGCTCAGCTTGGGAACTGGAGAGGCATCCGAATCAACCAGCATTATCCTATACAAAGTTTATTGAATCGTTTCGGTTTATCATTGCTCAACAGCAAAACCAGTCCAACTGTATTCACAAGTAAATTAACGATAGAGGAGATTCAGGAAAATCACATTTTAAATAGATTACAAGAAGGAAAGTCAATTGAGGAAGGTGCCTTGGGCTATGAAGATATTAATCTGGGGCCAACCGGAACAGATAACACGAAAAAACAGAAATTGTTATTAGATGTATTAAATGAGACGTTGGAAACAATAACAGAGGAATCTACGCTTTATCAATGGGCAATAAAGGAATCTGCTTCATATGGAAAAGTTGAGTTTCCTATTAAACGGGTGGAAATGCCATATCGTAATTCACTTTTAAACTTTCAATTTACACATTTTACAATTGACGCTGGAAATGAAAAGTCTCCATATGCTGATGAGTTTCCGGGAAAGGTATCTGAAGATGCACAGCTTGTTCATAATAAAATGGTATCTATAAACATTTCAAATCCTGATCTTATGTATGCCCGGGCATTGCCGAGCAAAAATTGGAAAAGCACAGGTCTGTACGCTCCTCCAGGTAAAGATGTCACGATTAATGTACCAAAAGGTGTCCAGAACGTAAGTGTGCAAATTGGTTCGCATGATGATGAGATAAATGGATTATCTGAGTGGAAAAGAGTACCTAATATCGTTCATTTTAAGAAACTTGTTCCAGGGGAAAACGTCATTAGTAGTCCTTATGGAGGTTTGATTTACTTTATTCCGATGATGACCGATACGCCGGAACAGATCGTTGATTTTTCAATTAGCGGCGCTATAGAAGCACCTTATTATGAAATTGGAAAAACAACGGACCAGGAGTGGCAGGAAATCCAGGCAAGAGGTGCAGTCGCTCCATTTGGTGAATTAAAAGCTGATCAATTGATTATTACTCTTCCTTCTGAGTATTTACTAGAGTTGGAGGATCCAGAACGTATCGCTGGTTTATGGGATGATATCATTTCAGATTATGATAAGCTCGCTGGGCTGGACTTTAATAATGAAATGCCAAATAAGAAGTATCCCATCCCTTTCCGAATTGTTTTGGATAAACAAATCAAGGGAGGATTAATGCACGCAGGAAGTCCTATCATGGCACATATTGAATATGGTTCGACTAATTATGCTTCTTCTATTGTAGATGAGTCATATATCAAACATCATGCATGGGGTTTCTGGCATGAAATAGGACATGAATATCAGCAGGCACCGTGGACCTGGGGAGATTTCAGTGAGGTTACAGTGAATCTTTTTTCTCTATTAACAGATGAAAAGTTTAATAACCCATCACGATTACTAGATGTAACCAATGGAAAAGATTCATATGATAGCGCTTTGGAGTTTGTTACGGATCCTAATCCAGACAAGCTTTATAAGCAAATAGGAAACTTTGAAAGATTGGTCATGTTCCAGCAACTTAGAATGGTATATGGATGGGATTTATACACGGAGGTTTTTACTGCTTACAGGGAAATGGATGACCAACAACTTCCGAAAGCAAATCAGGATATGATAGATACGTTCGTTATATTAGCATCAACAACATCTGGGGAAGATTTAATCGAATTTTTCTCCAAATGGGGAATTTATATTTCTGGGGACGCTGCCCGCGATATTGAAGCATTAAATTTGGACAAACCTGAATCAGAAATCTGGCTTTTACGAGAAGAAAAGGATACGCCTGATCCTGAAATAGATAAGCGAGTGCTGGAAGAGTTACTGGGAACTGCCGCGGCCATATCGAACGACAATGGCGAGTATACAGAAAAATCTTATGCATCTTTACAACAAGCCATCAAGTTAGCAAAAGAGGCTTTGGAAAGCAGTAAATCGCAAGAAGATCTAGATACGGCTGTGAAAGTTCTGCAAACGGCGGTTGATTGGTTAGTACCGGCGAAAGACATAAGTGCATCATGGCTTCATGATATGCTTGAAGAATACAAAGATGATTTATCGGAGGATGTCACTCGTTCTTTACGCATACATTTAACAGCGGTGGCTCGTTACGAAGAGCAGGAAGTAGCCAAAAAAGTGGTCAAACACATGGAAAGCTTTAAATTATTGCTTAACCATCAGAAAAAAGACGATTTAATTTCTGAAAAGGTGTATAAGAGGCTTCATGACGGTGCTGATTCTTTGATTATGAAGTGGCAATAA